The following proteins are encoded in a genomic region of uncultured Hyphomonas sp.:
- a CDS encoding DUF1153 domain-containing protein — MEQQNAKPTSVKGPDGQKLTLADLPSPNISRWVTRRKAEVVAAVSGGLLSRKAACDRYNLTDEEFEGWERLFLRHGTKGLRTTRLQQYRR, encoded by the coding sequence ATGGAACAGCAGAATGCAAAACCGACGAGCGTGAAAGGCCCGGATGGCCAGAAGCTCACACTGGCGGATCTCCCGTCGCCGAACATTTCCCGTTGGGTCACGCGCCGCAAGGCGGAAGTGGTCGCCGCCGTTTCTGGTGGCCTGCTGAGCCGCAAGGCTGCCTGTGACCGTTACAACCTGACGGATGAAGAGTTCGAAGGCTGGGAGCGTCTCTTCCTGCGTCACGGCACGAAGGGTCTGCGTACGACCCGTCTTCAACAGTATCGCCGCTAG
- a CDS encoding phosphotransferase, whose product MSRPGLDTNPLDLTPDWFNQLFEEIGIDAEVSGLTAKSIGTGQIGENVRFVFDYARKGDGAPATLVGKFPSDNEASLMTAKMLGHYEREVNFYRTFPKVAGRITPTALYTDYDPDTNRFALIMEDMAPSEQGDQLAGCSVAEAERAMDAAAILHAAHWNDTSLDTHPWLQGSAVAPPPALTMEATIALWTGFKERYGPQLAAEDVEVGDAYTAALPKMQEIERPGPFALTHNDYRLDNMLFGKPGAPKPLAVVDWQTAGKGAPASDVAYFIGAGLTRDDRPRHEQALLRYYHARLQDEGVTDYGFDALYDDYRYTCFYGMSVAYGAAMLVKQTERGDQMFLTMLRRHAAQARDNNALELLP is encoded by the coding sequence ATGAGCCGACCCGGCCTCGACACGAACCCCCTTGATCTGACGCCGGACTGGTTCAACCAGCTTTTCGAAGAAATAGGCATCGACGCGGAGGTCTCTGGCCTCACGGCAAAGTCTATCGGCACCGGCCAGATCGGCGAGAATGTCCGCTTTGTCTTCGACTATGCCCGCAAGGGGGATGGCGCCCCGGCAACGCTGGTCGGCAAGTTCCCGTCCGATAATGAAGCCAGCCTGATGACGGCCAAGATGCTTGGCCACTATGAGCGTGAAGTGAACTTCTACCGCACCTTCCCGAAGGTTGCCGGGCGCATCACGCCAACCGCACTTTATACCGACTATGACCCGGACACGAACCGGTTCGCCCTGATCATGGAAGACATGGCGCCGTCGGAGCAGGGGGACCAACTGGCCGGCTGCAGCGTTGCCGAAGCGGAGCGGGCCATGGATGCTGCCGCGATCCTGCACGCGGCGCACTGGAACGATACCTCCCTCGACACCCATCCCTGGCTGCAGGGCAGCGCCGTCGCGCCGCCGCCAGCCTTGACCATGGAAGCGACGATTGCGCTGTGGACCGGCTTCAAGGAGCGTTATGGGCCGCAGCTAGCTGCCGAAGATGTCGAAGTCGGGGACGCCTACACGGCGGCTTTGCCGAAGATGCAGGAGATCGAGCGTCCCGGTCCTTTCGCGCTGACCCACAATGACTACCGGCTGGACAATATGCTGTTCGGCAAGCCAGGCGCGCCGAAACCGCTCGCCGTGGTCGATTGGCAAACGGCCGGAAAGGGCGCCCCTGCCAGCGATGTTGCGTACTTCATCGGAGCTGGCCTGACCCGTGATGACCGGCCCAGGCACGAGCAGGCCTTGCTGCGCTACTACCATGCCCGCCTGCAGGATGAGGGCGTCACGGATTACGGCTTCGACGCGCTCTATGATGACTACCGCTACACGTGTTTCTACGGCATGTCGGTGGCCTATGGGGCGGCGATGTTGGTCAAGCAGACCGAGCGCGGTGACCAGATGTTCCTGACCATGCTACGTCGGCACGCAGCGCAGGCGCGGGACAACAATGCTCTCGAATTGCTGCCCTGA
- a CDS encoding accessory factor UbiK family protein codes for MATTNPLLDDIAGLMTGALGAARTAGEEAKTAAQARVRAMIADMDLAGRDEVEALKALAVSALEKVEALEKRVAELEAAEKPGDN; via the coding sequence ATGGCGACGACAAATCCACTGCTCGATGACATTGCAGGTCTGATGACCGGCGCACTGGGCGCGGCGCGCACCGCAGGCGAGGAGGCGAAGACCGCCGCGCAGGCCCGTGTGCGGGCCATGATCGCCGATATGGACCTTGCCGGACGCGATGAAGTCGAGGCGCTGAAGGCGCTGGCCGTCTCTGCGCTGGAAAAAGTCGAGGCGCTTGAAAAGCGTGTCGCTGAACTGGAAGCCGCCGAAAAACCGGGCGACAACTGA
- a CDS encoding neutral zinc metallopeptidase — translation MRWQGGRKGGNIEDRRGMGPGKVAGGGIGVIIIALIGYFVLGMEPEEVAQIVGNQSAGNAASTQEGVRGTPEDEAGQFVDIISANINDVWSQGLNGYRAPTVVLYEQGTGTGCGYGQAAMGPFYCPADQTVYLDLGFWQDMQTQLGASGADFAKAYVIAHEFGHHVQKLTGATDKVRQAQQAARSQEEANAWSIALELQADCYAGVWAAHAADVSGGAVALEAGDVEEGLRTAQAIGDDMIQKRMTGKVTPEAFTHGTADQRVEWLRRGLSTGDPNACDTFSQ, via the coding sequence ATGCGCTGGCAAGGTGGACGCAAGGGCGGCAACATTGAAGACCGGCGCGGGATGGGCCCCGGCAAGGTGGCTGGCGGCGGCATCGGCGTCATCATCATCGCGCTGATCGGCTATTTTGTTCTGGGCATGGAGCCGGAAGAAGTCGCCCAGATCGTCGGCAACCAGTCGGCAGGCAATGCCGCCAGCACGCAGGAAGGCGTCCGCGGCACGCCGGAAGATGAGGCCGGCCAGTTCGTCGACATCATCAGCGCCAACATCAATGACGTCTGGAGCCAGGGGCTGAACGGCTATCGCGCGCCGACCGTCGTGCTGTACGAACAGGGCACCGGCACGGGTTGCGGCTATGGCCAGGCCGCGATGGGGCCGTTCTACTGCCCCGCCGACCAGACCGTGTATCTGGACCTCGGCTTCTGGCAGGACATGCAGACCCAGCTCGGCGCCTCCGGCGCGGACTTCGCGAAGGCCTATGTCATCGCGCACGAATTCGGCCACCATGTTCAGAAGCTGACCGGCGCCACCGACAAGGTGCGCCAGGCCCAGCAGGCCGCCCGCAGCCAGGAAGAGGCCAACGCATGGTCCATCGCCCTGGAGCTGCAGGCCGATTGCTATGCCGGTGTCTGGGCGGCCCATGCGGCGGACGTCTCCGGCGGCGCTGTCGCGCTGGAAGCTGGCGATGTGGAGGAAGGCCTGCGCACCGCCCAGGCCATCGGCGACGACATGATCCAGAAGCGCATGACCGGCAAGGTCACGCCCGAAGCCTTCACCCATGGCACGGCCGACCAGCGCGTCGAATGGCTGCGCCGCGGTCTCTCCACCGGCGATCCGAACGCCTGCGACACGTTCAGCCAATAG
- a CDS encoding SAM-dependent methyltransferase, with product MTLKDRLIRLIETGGPIPVSTYMQLCLHDTAQGYYATRPGIGKDFITAPEISQIFGELIGLWLVHEWKALGAPEEIRIVEIGPGRGVLMKDALRLAMMAGGEDFANAMRVTLVEPAPAMREVQREALAAAQPEFVSTLAEVPAGPMLLVANEYLDCLPARQFRRDGASWRECVIGLDASRELAFGLAADEQAAPEGAADTSAVVEVQTGIDLLVADLVTRTAPFRALFIDYGPSDVAPGDSLRSYKDGEQVSPLALPGESDLTVDVDFGRLARMSAKAGLDVAGPAPQGMFLLGLGAQARLNQLVKANPDDGETIFNAAQRLIDPKDMGERFKAICLSSSGLPAPAGF from the coding sequence GTGACGCTGAAAGACCGCCTCATCCGCCTGATCGAAACGGGCGGGCCGATCCCTGTGTCGACCTATATGCAGCTCTGCCTGCATGACACGGCGCAGGGCTATTACGCGACCCGTCCCGGCATCGGGAAAGACTTCATCACCGCGCCCGAGATCAGCCAGATCTTCGGGGAACTGATCGGCCTGTGGCTGGTGCATGAATGGAAAGCCCTCGGCGCGCCTGAGGAAATCCGTATCGTCGAGATCGGCCCCGGACGCGGCGTGCTGATGAAGGATGCGCTGCGCCTGGCGATGATGGCGGGCGGCGAAGACTTCGCCAATGCCATGCGCGTGACCCTCGTGGAGCCCGCCCCTGCCATGCGCGAGGTCCAGCGCGAAGCGCTTGCTGCGGCCCAGCCGGAATTTGTCTCCACCCTCGCCGAAGTGCCGGCCGGGCCCATGCTGCTGGTCGCGAACGAATATCTCGACTGCCTGCCCGCCCGCCAGTTCCGCCGGGATGGTGCCAGCTGGCGCGAATGCGTCATCGGCCTTGATGCGAGCAGAGAACTTGCCTTCGGCCTCGCCGCCGACGAGCAGGCCGCCCCGGAAGGCGCCGCAGACACCAGCGCGGTTGTGGAAGTCCAGACCGGCATCGACCTGCTGGTCGCAGACCTCGTGACCCGCACCGCCCCCTTCCGCGCCCTGTTCATCGATTACGGTCCGTCAGATGTTGCACCGGGCGACAGCCTTCGTTCGTACAAGGATGGCGAGCAGGTCAGCCCGCTCGCCCTGCCCGGCGAGTCCGACCTGACGGTGGATGTCGATTTCGGACGTCTGGCGCGGATGTCCGCGAAGGCCGGGCTGGATGTCGCCGGGCCAGCGCCGCAGGGCATGTTCCTGCTGGGGCTCGGCGCGCAGGCACGGCTCAATCAGCTCGTGAAGGCGAACCCGGACGACGGCGAAACCATCTTCAACGCCGCCCAGCGCCTGATCGATCCGAAAGACATGGGCGAACGCTTCAAGGCCATCTGCCTCTCGTCCAGCGGCTTGCCCGCGCCCGCAGGATTTTAA
- a CDS encoding YbjN domain-containing protein: protein MSVGLTRNEYNMVDPLERVEQALEEGGWQAERDEEGTLQAVAETRWGDLGALFAYRPEPAAIHFSMTLDVKPQTARRSQIAELIMMANERLWLGHFDYWADEGVIIFRYTFPMMDRDEPTLGEVRSAMAAAVSATERFIPAFNFLIWAGKSPRDAIDAVMFETHGEA from the coding sequence ATGTCAGTCGGTCTGACCCGCAATGAATACAACATGGTTGACCCGCTTGAACGGGTCGAACAGGCGCTGGAAGAAGGCGGCTGGCAGGCGGAGCGCGACGAAGAAGGTACGCTGCAGGCCGTTGCCGAGACCCGCTGGGGCGACCTTGGCGCCCTGTTCGCCTACCGGCCGGAACCCGCCGCAATCCATTTCTCCATGACACTGGACGTCAAACCGCAGACGGCTCGCCGCTCCCAGATTGCCGAATTGATCATGATGGCGAACGAGCGCCTCTGGCTCGGCCATTTCGACTATTGGGCCGACGAAGGCGTGATCATCTTCCGCTACACATTCCCCATGATGGACCGGGACGAGCCGACGCTGGGCGAAGTGCGCAGTGCCATGGCCGCCGCCGTCAGCGCGACCGAGCGTTTCATTCCCGCCTTCAACTTCCTGATCTGGGCTGGAAAATCCCCGCGCGATGCCATCGATGCGGTGATGTTCGAAACCCACGGCGAAGCCTGA
- a CDS encoding FliG C-terminal domain-containing protein, whose amino-acid sequence MSALTIARKDTPADGLMRSARLMRALGPDAAPIWAELSKSEVQALTAAMDTLGPSAEGESDAVSQFMTAHRRLRAPANAGASVWRRLSDAGTDTLARLFADEHAQTVALILSRLEGEASARLLRALPPKLAIDAMQRLLNLGPVHPAALAALETQLDATLKANSGDGQSNGHERVARIFDRLDSRSEKTFLAALDHAEPGAGEKVRALMFTFDDLTGLDAAGLQTLLSAADRAVLVVALKGARPDTAAVFFANMTQRAGDLLREEIAALGPVRRSEIEGARQELVALARTLMQRGDIRADGQVEDDELVD is encoded by the coding sequence ATGAGCGCGCTCACGATTGCCCGCAAAGACACCCCGGCTGACGGCCTGATGCGGTCTGCCCGACTGATGCGGGCGCTCGGCCCGGATGCTGCGCCGATCTGGGCGGAGCTGTCGAAATCCGAAGTGCAGGCCCTGACGGCCGCGATGGATACGCTCGGTCCGTCGGCAGAAGGGGAATCCGACGCGGTCTCCCAATTCATGACGGCGCATCGCCGGCTACGCGCCCCGGCGAATGCGGGTGCATCGGTGTGGCGGCGCCTGTCGGATGCCGGCACGGATACGCTGGCCAGGCTGTTTGCGGATGAGCATGCGCAGACCGTCGCCTTGATCCTGTCCCGTCTGGAAGGAGAGGCGTCCGCGCGCCTGTTGCGGGCACTGCCCCCGAAACTTGCCATTGATGCGATGCAACGCCTCCTGAACCTCGGACCTGTGCATCCTGCAGCACTTGCCGCCCTCGAAACTCAGCTCGACGCCACCCTCAAGGCGAATTCCGGCGATGGCCAGTCAAACGGACATGAGCGCGTCGCCCGTATCTTCGACCGCCTCGACAGCCGCTCCGAAAAGACCTTCCTCGCCGCGCTCGACCACGCCGAACCGGGGGCTGGCGAAAAAGTACGCGCGCTGATGTTCACCTTCGACGACCTGACCGGTCTGGATGCGGCAGGTCTGCAGACATTGCTGTCGGCGGCAGATCGCGCCGTGCTCGTCGTGGCGCTGAAAGGCGCGCGTCCGGATACGGCTGCGGTCTTCTTCGCCAACATGACGCAGCGCGCCGGCGACCTGCTGCGCGAGGAGATAGCCGCGCTCGGCCCGGTCCGCCGCAGCGAGATCGAAGGCGCCCGCCAGGAACTGGTCGCGCTGGCCCGCACCCTGATGCAGCGCGGAGACATCCGTGCCGATGGTCAGGTCGAAGACGATGAGCTGGTCGACTGA
- a CDS encoding secondary thiamine-phosphate synthase enzyme YjbQ produces MHDTITIRTTGQGLYEFTPAVQRFLSNTATGDGLLTLFCQHTSCSLLVQENADPDVQADLKAFFRRLVPPANDPSMSYLEHRTEGPDDMPAHIKAALTQTSLSIPVIGGRMALGTWQGLYLFEHRDAPHSRRVVAHLLETG; encoded by the coding sequence ATGCACGATACCATCACGATCAGAACGACGGGGCAGGGCCTCTACGAGTTCACCCCCGCCGTCCAGCGTTTCCTGTCAAACACGGCAACCGGCGACGGGTTGCTCACCCTGTTCTGCCAGCACACCTCCTGCTCGCTGCTGGTGCAGGAAAATGCCGACCCGGATGTGCAGGCAGACCTGAAGGCGTTTTTCCGCCGCCTCGTGCCGCCTGCCAACGATCCGTCCATGAGCTATCTGGAACACCGCACCGAAGGGCCGGACGACATGCCTGCCCATATCAAGGCGGCGCTGACGCAGACCTCACTTTCCATTCCGGTGATTGGCGGACGTATGGCCCTCGGTACCTGGCAGGGCCTCTACCTGTTCGAACACCGGGATGCCCCGCACAGCCGCCGTGTGGTGGCGCATCTACTGGAAACCGGCTGA
- the proC gene encoding pyrroline-5-carboxylate reductase: MAGPSIALIGAGRMGAALASGWLAGKGKPDIRIQDPKPSETVSAWADAGKVTLNPEPEPVDVLIVAVKPQIFPKMAESLKPWIGPKTLVVSIMAGTRLKQLAERLGTDYVIRVMPNTPGAIGKGVSVISKSDIVMAKQLEIAGKLLKPLGEVIGPVDEKHMSVVTGLSGSGPAYVFLLAEAMADAAMAEGLPAELAEQLAALTIEGAAALMVQSDETPSALRKAVTSPGGTTQAALDILMDEGGMPILMRKAIRAAANRDRELSRDTD; this comes from the coding sequence ATGGCCGGGCCGTCGATCGCCCTGATCGGGGCAGGCCGGATGGGCGCCGCGCTCGCCAGCGGCTGGCTGGCAGGCAAGGGCAAGCCCGACATCCGCATCCAGGACCCGAAGCCGTCCGAAACCGTCTCGGCATGGGCTGACGCTGGCAAGGTCACGCTGAACCCGGAACCGGAACCGGTGGACGTGCTGATCGTCGCGGTGAAGCCGCAGATCTTTCCGAAAATGGCGGAAAGCCTGAAGCCGTGGATCGGGCCGAAGACGCTGGTCGTTTCCATCATGGCCGGAACGCGTCTCAAGCAGCTGGCCGAGCGCCTTGGCACGGACTACGTCATCCGGGTCATGCCGAACACGCCCGGAGCCATCGGCAAGGGCGTCTCAGTCATCTCCAAGTCCGATATAGTCATGGCGAAGCAGCTCGAAATCGCCGGAAAACTGCTGAAGCCGCTGGGCGAAGTCATCGGCCCGGTCGACGAAAAGCACATGTCGGTTGTCACCGGCCTCTCCGGCAGCGGCCCGGCCTATGTTTTCCTGCTCGCGGAAGCGATGGCGGATGCGGCCATGGCCGAGGGCCTACCGGCCGAACTTGCCGAACAGCTGGCCGCCCTCACCATCGAAGGCGCTGCGGCGCTAATGGTACAGTCTGACGAGACGCCGAGCGCCCTCAGAAAAGCGGTCACTTCACCCGGCGGCACCACCCAGGCCGCTCTTGACATCCTCATGGATGAAGGTGGGATGCCTATCCTGATGCGAAAGGCTATCCGCGCCGCTGCGAACCGCGACCGGGAGCTGTCTCGCGATACGGATTAG
- a CDS encoding FliM/FliN family flagellar motor switch protein gives MTQPANPALQKSLMDVPVRVDVVLGEVRMPMEELVAMSAEDVVALERRTDEPVEIYVSDRLMARGRLVVADGQLGVTLSEIVDSREAA, from the coding sequence ATGACCCAGCCCGCCAATCCTGCCTTGCAGAAGTCCCTGATGGACGTGCCCGTGCGAGTAGACGTGGTGCTGGGTGAAGTGCGCATGCCGATGGAAGAGCTGGTCGCCATGTCGGCCGAAGATGTCGTCGCGCTGGAGCGGCGCACCGATGAACCGGTCGAGATTTACGTGTCCGACCGGCTGATGGCCCGGGGGCGCCTGGTTGTTGCCGATGGGCAACTCGGGGTGACGCTTTCGGAGATCGTGGATTCCCGCGAAGCCGCGTAG
- the lgt gene encoding prolipoprotein diacylglyceryl transferase: MFDTMTLLGAHLAAGALSFPEMSPALFSIDFGFLGLGKFHLRWYALGYMAGIGLAWWYASAMIKRPALFGGTSPLTKDQLDDIMFWIILGIILGGRFGYILFYMVPYQFDALMADPGTILRIWDGGMSFHGGISGVAIALAYFAWSRKVSLFSIGDIAGVVAPIGIGLVRLANFINAELYGRHTDSNWGMVFPEGIVPGSTPPAYNWDTGTWVYNGFETARYPSQLYESALEGWLPLVVLSILIWRFGALKRPGLVAGLFLLMYAFGRTVVENFRMPDSFVQGMPEWLTMGQLLSIPMWLGGAWLVWNALKPEVPKEA; the protein is encoded by the coding sequence ATGTTCGACACGATGACGCTGCTGGGGGCGCACCTGGCCGCCGGTGCCCTCTCCTTCCCCGAGATGAGCCCCGCCCTGTTCTCCATCGATTTTGGCTTTCTCGGCCTCGGCAAGTTCCATCTGCGCTGGTACGCGCTCGGCTATATGGCCGGGATCGGCCTCGCCTGGTGGTATGCCAGCGCCATGATCAAGCGACCAGCCCTGTTCGGGGGCACGAGCCCGCTAACCAAGGACCAGCTCGACGACATCATGTTCTGGATCATCCTGGGCATTATTCTCGGCGGCCGGTTTGGCTATATCCTTTTCTACATGGTGCCCTACCAGTTCGACGCGCTGATGGCCGACCCGGGCACCATCCTGCGGATCTGGGATGGCGGCATGTCCTTCCATGGAGGCATCTCCGGCGTCGCCATCGCCCTGGCTTATTTTGCCTGGTCACGGAAGGTGAGCCTGTTCTCCATCGGCGATATTGCCGGTGTCGTTGCCCCGATCGGCATTGGCCTCGTTCGTCTCGCCAACTTCATCAATGCCGAGCTCTATGGCCGCCATACGGATTCCAACTGGGGCATGGTGTTCCCGGAAGGCATCGTGCCGGGCTCCACCCCGCCGGCCTATAACTGGGACACGGGCACATGGGTCTATAACGGCTTCGAGACGGCCCGTTATCCGAGCCAGCTTTACGAGTCAGCGCTGGAAGGCTGGCTGCCGCTGGTCGTGCTGTCCATCCTGATCTGGCGCTTCGGCGCGCTGAAACGGCCGGGTCTCGTCGCGGGCCTGTTCCTGCTGATGTACGCCTTCGGCCGCACCGTGGTGGAAAACTTCCGCATGCCCGACAGCTTCGTGCAGGGTATGCCGGAATGGCTGACCATGGGCCAGCTGCTGTCCATCCCGATGTGGCTGGGCGGGGCATGGCTGGTCTGGAACGCGCTGAAGCCGGAGGTCCCGAAAGAAGCGTGA
- a CDS encoding O-acetylhomoserine aminocarboxypropyltransferase/cysteine synthase family protein, which yields MTDTPQGFDTLAIHAGTEADPATGARQVPIYQTTAYVFRDADHAAALFGLQEVGYIYSRLTNPTIGALQNRIAALEGGAGAVCCSSGHAAQIMALFPLMAPGRNIVASTRLYGGTITQFSQTFKRFGWSCTFVDFDDLDAVKAAIDDDTRAIFCETIANPGGYITDLDAIAAIADGAGIPLIVDNTTATPYLCRPIDHGATLVVHSLTKYMTGNGTVTGGVVVDSGKFDWSASDKFPSLSQPEPAYHGLTFHETFGPAAFTFHGVAIGLRDLGMTMNPQGAHYTLMGIETLSLRMEKHIANAQKIAAWLEGHEAVAGVTYAGLDSSPYKGRIPKICPKGAGALFTVQLKGGYTACTKFVAGLNLFSHVANLGDARSLVIHPASTTHRQLTEEQQIAAGASPDTVRLSIGIEDADDLIADLDQALKAAG from the coding sequence ATGACCGACACACCGCAGGGCTTTGACACGCTGGCCATTCACGCGGGCACCGAGGCTGACCCGGCCACCGGTGCGCGCCAGGTGCCGATCTACCAGACGACCGCCTATGTCTTCCGCGATGCCGACCATGCCGCCGCCCTCTTCGGCCTGCAGGAAGTCGGCTACATCTATTCCCGCCTGACCAATCCGACCATCGGCGCGCTCCAGAACCGGATCGCGGCACTGGAAGGCGGCGCCGGCGCGGTCTGCTGCTCGTCCGGCCACGCCGCACAGATCATGGCCCTCTTCCCGCTGATGGCCCCGGGCCGCAACATCGTGGCCTCGACGCGCCTCTATGGCGGCACGATCACCCAGTTCAGCCAGACCTTCAAACGCTTCGGCTGGTCCTGCACCTTTGTCGACTTCGACGATCTCGACGCGGTGAAGGCCGCCATCGATGACGACACACGCGCCATATTCTGCGAGACCATCGCGAACCCCGGCGGCTACATCACCGACCTCGACGCCATCGCCGCAATCGCCGACGGAGCCGGCATCCCGCTCATCGTCGACAACACGACGGCGACGCCTTACCTCTGCCGCCCGATCGATCACGGCGCGACGCTGGTCGTCCACTCGCTGACGAAATACATGACCGGCAACGGCACGGTCACCGGCGGCGTTGTCGTCGACTCCGGCAAGTTCGACTGGTCGGCCAGCGACAAGTTCCCGTCCCTCTCCCAGCCGGAACCGGCCTATCACGGCCTGACCTTCCACGAGACGTTCGGCCCGGCCGCCTTCACCTTCCATGGCGTCGCCATCGGCCTGCGTGACCTTGGCATGACGATGAACCCGCAAGGTGCGCACTATACGCTGATGGGCATCGAAACCCTGTCGCTGCGCATGGAGAAACATATCGCCAACGCACAGAAGATCGCCGCCTGGCTGGAAGGCCACGAGGCTGTCGCGGGCGTCACCTATGCCGGGCTCGACTCGTCGCCCTACAAGGGCCGCATCCCGAAGATCTGCCCGAAGGGCGCCGGTGCCCTGTTCACCGTCCAGCTCAAGGGCGGCTACACGGCCTGCACCAAGTTTGTTGCTGGCCTGAACCTGTTCAGCCATGTCGCAAACCTTGGCGATGCGCGTTCGCTGGTCATCCACCCGGCCTCGACCACGCACCGTCAGCTGACGGAAGAGCAGCAGATCGCTGCTGGCGCCTCTCCGGATACGGTCCGCCTCTCCATCGGCATCGAAGACGCCGACGATCTGATCGCCGACCTGGATCAGGCACTCAAGGCCGCCGGGTAA